The Panicum hallii strain FIL2 chromosome 9, PHallii_v3.1, whole genome shotgun sequence genome has a window encoding:
- the LOC112876305 gene encoding WAT1-related protein At1g44800-like has product MELAGTWRKVMPYMAMVFLQFGFAGMFLISVASLRQGMSHYVLVVYRNAVAAVVMAPFALWFERKTRPKMTLLVFFKILALGLLEPVLDQNFIYMGVNNTSASFSSALTNILPAVTFVNAITLRMERINIKERRSQAKIAGTAITVGGAMLMILFKGPIVNFPWTKHISHVFSDSGAHNSGHWLMGTFMILLSCFCWSAFFILQSYTLRSYPCELSLTTLICALGATESGAVALVMERDPKAWSIGFDMRLFTAVYSGIMCSGIAYYVQGIVIKERGPVFVTAFSPLCMIIVTLLGSIILSEVVTLGRLIGAAVIVVGLYALIWSKNKDHVNALDAENNFEKQKTFELPFSTTDVNKTSSLGNI; this is encoded by the exons ATGGAACTTGCCGGGACATGGAGGAAGGTGATGCCTTACATGGCCATGGTCTTTCTCCAGTTCGGCTTCGCCGGGATGTTCCTCATCTCCGTAGCGTCCCTGCGTCAGGGGATGAGCCACTACGTCCTCGTCGTCTATCGGAACGCGGTTGCAGCCGTTGTCATGGCTCCGTTCGCGCTCTGGTTTGAGAG GAAAACAAGGCCCAAAATGACCCTCTTAGTGTTCTTCAAGATCCTGGCTTTGGGATTACTCGA GCCCGTGCTTGACCAAAACTTCATCTACATGGGAGTGAATAACACATCAGCAAGCTTCTCCTCGGCGCTAACCAACATACTGCCTGCTGTAACTTTTGTAAATGCAATCACACTCAG GATGGAGAGAATAAACATTAAGGAGCGACGTAGCCAGGCTAAGATTGCTGGCACGGCCATAACAGTTGGGGGAGCGATGCTCATGATACTTTTCAAGGGCCCCATCGTCAACTTCCCATGGACCAAGCACATCAGCCACGTTTTCTCGGACAGCGGTGCCCACAATAGCGGCCACTGGCTCATGGGAACCTTCATGATCTTGTTGAGCTGCTTCTGCTGGTCTGCCTTCTTCATTCTCCAA TCATACACTTTGAGAAGTTACCCATGTGAGCTCTCGTTGACCACTCTGATATGCGCATTGGGTGCCACAGAGAGCGGCGCGGTCGCTCTAGTCATGGAGCGTGACCCGAAGGCTTGGTCCATCGGGTTTGACATGAGACTCTTCACTGCCGTCTACTCA GGAATAATGTGTTCAGGCATTGCTTACTACGTGCAAGGAATAGTGATCAAGGAGAGGGGCCCAGTGTTTGTAACTGCATTTAGCCCACTCTGCATGATCATAGTGACTCTGCTAGGATCCATCATTCTCTCTGAAGTGGTCACTTTAGGAAG GTTGATTGGTGCGGCAGTAATCGTTGTTGGCCTCTATGCGCTCATCTGGAGCAAGAACAAGGACCATGTCAATGCACTTGATGCGGAAAACAATTTTGAAAAGCAGAAAACTTTTGAGCTACCGTTCTCAACTACAGACGTGAACAAAACGAGCAGTCTGGGCAACATTTAG